Within Massilia litorea, the genomic segment GCTGGCGTTCAGCTCACCAGCTGCGCAGCCAGTCGCGGGTCCAGCTCGACACCTGGTCCTGCCAGGGCCGGCGCGAGAAGGTGTGGTCCGCCTTGTCGATCTGCTGGCGCGTAAAGCGCGGCGTACCCAGCAGGCGCTGCCAGGGGCCGGAACGGTGCGAGAGCGCGGCGAATTCCTGGGCCGTGAGGTCGGCCCCGCTGAGGACGACGAGCACGCGCCCGCCAAAACGGGTCAGTGCGCCCTGCATGCGTTCCGGCAAGGGCGCGCCGTCGCGGGACGCAGCCGTGCCGGCGTCCAGCTTCGGTCCGAACGCCTTGCCGACGTTGTCCCACAGCGAACGGACCGAGTCCTTGACATCGAACTGGCCGCTGCCGATCTTTTTCCACAGGCGCGCGTCGAACAGGCGGTCCTTGTAGTAGTGCTTGATGGTGGCGCGCGCCGCCCCTTCCTCGGTGCGGACCCAGGGGTTCAACAGCACCAGCCCGGCCACGCGCGGATCCTGCGGCGCGTACATCGCAGCGGCCGAGGCGCCGTCGCACAGCCCCCAGAGCACGATTTCGGAGAGGCCGGGGACTTCGGCCACAAAACGGTCGATCGCCGCCCGCAGGTCGTCGTCGACGTTTTCGAAATTTTGCAGGTCTCCCTCGCTGTCGCCCATGCCGCGGTAGTCGAAGCGCATGGCCGGGATGCCCGCATGGGCCAGGTCGCGCGCGAGCAGGGTGAACTGGCGGTGGCTGCCGGCGCGGTATTGCGGGCCGCCGACGACGATCAGCACGCCGCGCGACGATGGCCTCGCCGCCGCCTGCGGCAGGCTCAGGATGCCGTACAGCCAGGCACCGCGGCAGGAAAAGGCAATTGCGCGTTCCTCAGGCATCGGGTGTCTCCAGGCGGGCCAGGGTTGCCTCGATCAGGGCCGGGCAATCGATCGTTTCGGGCGCCGTCCAGAATTGCGGT encodes:
- a CDS encoding hydrolase 1, exosortase A system-associated: MPEERAIAFSCRGAWLYGILSLPQAAARPSSRGVLIVVGGPQYRAGSHRQFTLLARDLAHAGIPAMRFDYRGMGDSEGDLQNFENVDDDLRAAIDRFVAEVPGLSEIVLWGLCDGASAAAMYAPQDPRVAGLVLLNPWVRTEEGAARATIKHYYKDRLFDARLWKKIGSGQFDVKDSVRSLWDNVGKAFGPKLDAGTAASRDGAPLPERMQGALTRFGGRVLVVLSGADLTAQEFAALSHRSGPWQRLLGTPRFTRQQIDKADHTFSRRPWQDQVSSWTRDWLRSW